In Silene latifolia isolate original U9 population chromosome X, ASM4854445v1, whole genome shotgun sequence, the following proteins share a genomic window:
- the LOC141617096 gene encoding uncharacterized protein LOC141617096 codes for MHALVVIHNEQLERNDNGQSLPRRFISKLLRNDSGEPRVFTPRGITFMDALNLSMQKARTESRKKLGFQATISENGHHPGGRVWLLWDPTLYQVDILDVTEQCIHSKVYDKMMKVSFSFTLVYGFNKLQERESLWESIQGYSGSVVGPWLVCRDFNSITSVDERIGGADVTWAEIAPMRNMMSGCNLHELKVTGSYYTWNNKHENDTKVYSRLDRVIVNDEWILSYPDSVAQFLPEGLFDHCPCVINLTEKHLRKKSAFKYFNMWSMVANFSEVVKEGWNCDIQGTPMFRVVKKLKGLKKKLKTLDKEQFSDIENLTHVTELSLKHFQDKLSQDPLNPELCNAERECAQDLVNLTKARNSFLAQKAKENWVKNGDENTAFFHASIKRRRAFNRVYHIKDKEGELCTTPQGIKSAFEEYYIGLLGSLNGVTPVHKGVIRAGKCLTDEHREILTRFVTDDEIKNAMFSIPGSKAPGPDGYSSQFFKDSWAIVGKDICSAVRNMISSGKVLKEANNTTLTLIPKVAVPDSVTQFRPIACCNTVYKCMAKVLCSRLSCVLPDIIHPSQSAFVAGRDIVGNILICQDLIKL; via the exons atgcatgctctagttgttATTCACAATGAGCAATTG GAAAGGAATGATAATGGTCAGTCATTGCCAAGGAGGTTCATTAGTAAGCTGTTAAGGAATGATTCTGGGGAGCCTAGAGTTTTTACCCCTAGAGGAATTACCTTCATGGATGCTCTGAACTTATCAATGCAGAAAGCAAGAACTGAAAGTAGGAAGAAATTGGGGTTCCAAGCTACTATTTCTGAAAATGG CCATCACCCTGGTGGTCGTGTTTGGTTACTTTGGGACCCAACTCTTTATCAGGTTGATATCTTAGATGTTACTGAGCAATGTATTCACTCAAAGGTGTATGATAAAATGATGAAGGTGTCTTTCTCTTTCACTCTGGTCTATGGTTTTAATAAGCTTCAGGAAAGAGAGAGTTTGTGGGAGAGTATTCAAGGGTATAGTGGTTCTGTTGTTGGGCCTTGGTTAGTCTGTAGGGACTTCAACAGTATAACTTCTGTGGATGAGAGAATAGGGGGTGCTGATGTCACATGGGCTGAGATTGCTCCCATGAGAAATATGATGAGTGGGTGTAACCTTCATGAGCTTAAGGTGACTGGTTCTTACTACACATGGAATAACAAACATGAAAATGATACAAAGGTTTACAGTAGACTGGACAGGGTGATTGTAAATGATGAGTGGATCCTTTCTTATCCTGATTCTGTGGCCCAGTTCTTGCCAGAAGGTCTTTTTGACCATTGCCCGTGTGTGATAAATCTGACTGAGAAACATTTAAGGAAGAAGTCTGCAtttaaatactttaatatgtggtcTATGGTTGCAAACTTTTCTGAAGTGGTTAAGGAGGGGTGGAATTGTGATATTCAGGGTACACCCATGTTTAGAGTTGTCAAAAAATTGAAGGGtttaaagaagaagttgaagaCTCTGGATAAGGAACAGTTCAGTGATATTGAGAACCTTACTCATGTTACTGAACTGTCCTTAAAGCATTTCCAAGACAAGCTCTCACAGGATCCTTTGAATCCTGAGTTGTGCAATGCTGAAAGAGAATGTGCACAGGATCTAGTAAATCTCACTAAGGCTAGGAATTCTTTTCTAGCTCAAAAAGCAAAGGAAAATTGGGTAAAAAATGGGGATGAGAATACTGCATTCTTTCATGCTAGTATTAAGAGAAGGAGGGCCTTTAACAGGGTTTATCATATAAAAGACAAAGAGGGGGAGCTGTGTACTACACCTCAAGGAATCAAATCTGCCTTTGAGGAGTATTACATAGGTTTGCTTGGCTCTTTAAATGGGGTGACTCCTGTTCATAAGGGGGTCATAAGGGCTGGTAAGTGTTTAACTGATGAGCACAGAGAGATTCTTACTAGGTTTGTTACTGATGATGAGATAAAAAATGCAATGTTCTCCATTCCTGGTTCTAAAGCCCCAGGTCCTGATGGGTATAGCAGCCAGTTCTTCAAGGACTCTTGGGCCATTGTTGGGAAAGACATTTGCAGTGCTGTCAGAAATATGATTAGCTCAGGGAAGGTGCTGAAGGAAGCTAATAACACCACTCTCACCTTGATCCCTAAAGTTGCTGTTCCAGACAGTGTTACTCAGTTCAGGCCCATTGCCTGCTGTAACACTGTTTATAAATGTATGGCTAAGGTGCTTTGCTCAAGGTTAAGCTGTGTATTGCCTGATATCATCCACCCTTCTCAGAGTGCTTTTGTTGCAGGGAGGGATATTGTGGGTAACATTTTAATTTGCCAAGACCTCATCAAATTATAG
- the LOC141621313 gene encoding uncharacterized protein LOC141621313, with amino-acid sequence MTTPNASASTSSTPLSNVSWLRSFMDRCKLEKNGSNFADWDAQLQLAAQGDDKLRYLTEASPTEPPNTRSAARQSYEDYQKESAAMKNVLIFAMEAELQRSAIKISTAHEIYMKLVNMFSRAPRVIQYEAASAFFDLNIKEGQKVSPHVLKLMEHVETLKAHKVEIPDELVIDRILHSLSKIKAYVQFRVNFNMQDKKVSLDELHKMLVQAERDMGLSVSTTKDVLNVNQKSKRTFKKSGKKGKKRTPNRNSAKTYEASTSKPKYSAPSGDKCHYCCGVGHWKRNCSKYLGDIKAGKVTPVGPPPSKDKGKEKQV; translated from the exons atgacaactccaaacgcgtccgcatccactagttccaccccgctttccaatgtgtcatggctccgatccttcatggatcgatgtaagttagaaaagaatgggtccaatttcgccgattgggatgcacaacttcaattggccgcgcaaggtgacgacaagcttcgttaccttaccgaggcatctcccaccgaaccaccTAATACTAGGTCCGCCGCTAGGCAATCCTATGAggattaccaaaaggagtcggccgcaatgaaaaatgtattgatctttgctatggaggccgaactccaaagaagtgctataaagattagcaccgctcatgagatctatatgaagcttgtgaacatgttttcacgagctcctagggtcattcaatatgaggcggcttctgcATTCTTTGATctaaacatcaaagagggccaaaaggtgagcccacatgtgctcaagttgatggagcatgttgagaccttgaaagcgcataaggtggaaattcccgatgaactcgtgattgatcgaattcttcattccctaagcaaaatcaaagcatatgttcaattccgggtgaattttaatatgcaagataagaaggtttcccttgatgagttgcacaaaatgcttgtgcaagccgaaagggacatggggctaagtgttagcaccaccaaagatgtgctcaatgtcaatcagaAGAGCAAAAGAACCTTCAAGAAAAgtgggaaaaagggaaagaagcgaactcccaacaggaactcagctaagacttatgaagcaagcacctccaagcccaagtacagtgccccatccggggacaagtgccactattgttgtggtgttgggcattggaagagaaactgttccaagtatcttggcgacatcaaagctggaaaggttactccagtag ggcctcctcctagcaaggacaaaggcaaggaaaagcaagtctag